One Serratia sarumanii genomic region harbors:
- a CDS encoding DUF6750 family protein, with the protein MNVLKTLKNAPLHAAVKIYMVADAIRRHIASILAAVVSMVVAPLAHADDDIADSITNVLNGIISLKDPFVKSSGVIGLILIASGIIMMISKKNNPQIKVSHIMIAIIAGAALLALDQVANRSQKQLGMQPVTAG; encoded by the coding sequence ATGAACGTTCTGAAAACCCTGAAAAATGCTCCCCTGCACGCGGCAGTCAAAATCTATATGGTGGCCGATGCCATTCGTCGACATATCGCCAGTATTCTGGCCGCTGTGGTTAGCATGGTCGTTGCCCCGCTGGCTCATGCAGACGATGATATTGCCGACTCAATCACAAACGTCCTTAACGGGATAATTTCACTGAAAGACCCCTTTGTTAAATCTAGCGGTGTGATCGGCCTTATTTTAATAGCTTCCGGAATTATCATGATGATATCTAAGAAGAATAACCCTCAGATTAAAGTTTCTCACATCATGATTGCAATTATAGCCGGCGCTGCATTATTGGCACTTGACCAGGTCGCAAACCGCAGTCAGAAACAGTTGGGAATGCAGCCAGTAACTGCTGGTTAA
- the traQ gene encoding conjugal transfer protein TraQ, translated as MDLVQMLANAVNNVTDVGIRLVLAIGLVGGLVMMAMHLSSIAGKARRGQVQDGAGKIVTVVVMCGATIALHQVMNATSNQMALGSVTFGAIAYVSEGKYGPAATAINATLTLLQLVGVIYALQGLLRLRRSQKDGHTGLSAGDDVVSGAKRLIIGTMLAANPRVLDALQNTLNIHW; from the coding sequence ATGGATTTGGTCCAGATGCTGGCCAACGCAGTCAACAATGTGACAGACGTCGGTATTCGCCTGGTGCTGGCGATCGGTTTAGTTGGTGGGTTGGTCATGATGGCCATGCACTTGAGCAGCATCGCCGGCAAAGCCCGACGCGGGCAGGTACAGGACGGCGCCGGCAAAATTGTCACCGTTGTCGTGATGTGCGGAGCCACTATCGCCCTTCACCAGGTGATGAACGCTACATCGAACCAGATGGCACTCGGTAGCGTGACCTTTGGCGCCATCGCCTATGTCTCCGAAGGAAAATACGGCCCGGCCGCCACGGCCATCAACGCAACCCTGACCTTGTTACAACTGGTCGGCGTGATTTACGCGCTTCAGGGGCTTTTGCGCCTGCGGCGTTCACAGAAAGACGGCCACACCGGGCTCAGTGCCGGTGATGACGTTGTTAGCGGCGCAAAGCGCCTGATCATCGGCACTATGCTCGCCGCCAATCCGCGTGTACTCGATGCACTGCAAAACACTCTTAATATCCATTGGTAA
- the traO gene encoding conjugal transfer protein TraO → MAIEKDAASDGKKSLLLLLSGGIGLLALLFVGWGYLHQPAPTPSQYAINNLANSAPVTSQETAQYQQLIKTGNRIGSEAAAASDGSFIASLRMSDVQIETPNEPPPPVALKTTAETDTTSVPQSGGAIQEDQKAALKSYLKLLNDRWRPGNMQLAGTFGQAPAAGEHEPGNGNNAFSQWSQSLPGREATVSAEIPSSARTSGDAVIVPPNTRRPAVVDNAIDSDNLNSLVLAHIPAGQFAGAEFTAKGIQLAGDGVVIHFTRMTLNGVDYQVDAYALQDDTLQSTVASDVNNRYVSRILLPALAMGIGKAGQLYEQQNTQILATNAGTISGGTGQVKGSALAGTVAGGIGTQAGQVMAADAARLPVKQVKVFKNQTIAIHFMKGVYASDRINRDAITTSLAGER, encoded by the coding sequence ATGGCCATCGAAAAAGATGCGGCGAGTGACGGCAAAAAAAGCCTGCTCCTGCTGTTATCCGGAGGTATCGGCCTGCTCGCGCTGTTATTTGTGGGCTGGGGCTATTTGCACCAACCGGCGCCGACCCCATCGCAATACGCTATTAACAACCTGGCCAATAGCGCGCCGGTTACCTCTCAGGAAACTGCGCAATATCAGCAGTTGATCAAAACGGGTAACCGTATTGGTTCAGAAGCGGCAGCTGCCAGCGATGGTAGTTTTATCGCTTCATTACGCATGAGTGATGTGCAAATCGAAACACCAAATGAGCCGCCTCCGCCGGTAGCCCTTAAAACAACCGCGGAAACCGACACTACCTCAGTTCCGCAGTCTGGCGGAGCCATCCAAGAGGATCAAAAAGCAGCGTTAAAAAGCTATCTGAAGCTACTCAATGATCGCTGGCGACCGGGAAACATGCAGTTAGCTGGCACCTTTGGGCAGGCACCAGCTGCAGGGGAACACGAACCAGGGAACGGCAATAACGCTTTCAGTCAGTGGTCACAGAGCCTGCCAGGAAGAGAGGCAACTGTATCCGCGGAAATCCCTTCCTCAGCTCGTACATCTGGTGATGCCGTCATTGTGCCGCCAAACACTCGCCGCCCGGCGGTGGTCGACAATGCCATCGATTCTGACAACCTCAACTCACTGGTGCTGGCCCACATACCCGCCGGTCAGTTTGCCGGCGCAGAATTCACCGCTAAGGGCATACAGTTGGCTGGCGATGGTGTCGTGATCCACTTCACTCGTATGACGCTTAATGGCGTCGACTACCAGGTTGATGCCTACGCGCTGCAGGACGACACCCTGCAATCTACCGTCGCCAGCGACGTCAATAATCGGTACGTCAGTCGCATCTTGCTGCCTGCATTGGCCATGGGCATAGGGAAAGCCGGTCAGCTGTACGAACAGCAAAATACCCAAATCCTTGCCACCAATGCCGGCACCATCAGCGGCGGTACAGGACAGGTGAAAGGTTCAGCCCTCGCGGGCACCGTCGCCGGCGGTATCGGTACTCAAGCCGGGCAGGTGATGGCGGCCGACGCGGCACGGCTACCGGTCAAACAGGTGAAAGTCTTCAAAAACCAAACCATCGCGATTCATTTCATGAAAGGCGTATACGCCAGCGATCGCATCAATCGGGATGCTATTACCACATCCCTCGCAGGAGAGCGTTAA
- a CDS encoding DotH/IcmK family type IV secretion protein: MKTPLTGLLLLTLAQAAGAATTEVAPAPAWKPAQTLSEAPVNAPQHVPVTTTPEPTTSLPEDGSPPLPLPALDYAQKQMAPLSPREVDSLRNTFDQLQRSESRSPVTAVPRVSSLTVNLSPGASLPMLRALPNFPSSVSFTDETGAPWPIAAPPLNGNNAGFEVNYIPDSPAMSVQARRAYDTGSVTVYLKGLPVPVVIALTSGEPDNAGRAQITDSSLNLRIPLRGPSAKALPIAREKISLDNPTLQAFLDGVPPDGARHLKTGGGVPLTAVWQMGDDLYIRSRSELRDAFVETSSAADGTHVWKLPLTPEVVFSVQGRNTPLTINLE; this comes from the coding sequence ATGAAAACCCCTCTGACCGGTTTGCTTCTGCTGACCCTGGCGCAAGCAGCAGGCGCGGCTACAACCGAAGTTGCGCCTGCCCCCGCCTGGAAACCGGCACAAACGTTGAGCGAGGCACCTGTCAATGCCCCGCAACATGTCCCCGTAACAACAACACCTGAGCCAACAACGTCCTTACCGGAGGATGGCTCGCCACCGCTGCCTTTGCCGGCGCTGGATTATGCCCAAAAGCAAATGGCGCCGCTCTCACCACGCGAGGTGGACAGCCTACGTAATACTTTTGACCAACTTCAACGCAGTGAAAGCCGTTCACCGGTAACAGCGGTACCACGGGTTAGCTCTCTGACAGTCAACCTGTCGCCAGGTGCCTCATTGCCGATGCTCCGCGCCCTACCGAATTTCCCGAGCTCTGTTTCGTTTACAGACGAAACCGGGGCGCCGTGGCCGATTGCAGCACCACCTCTTAATGGCAACAACGCTGGTTTTGAAGTGAATTACATTCCCGACAGCCCAGCTATGTCCGTTCAGGCCCGGCGCGCTTACGACACCGGCAGCGTAACGGTCTACCTGAAGGGATTACCGGTTCCCGTCGTCATAGCACTGACCAGTGGCGAACCGGACAACGCCGGCAGGGCCCAGATCACCGACAGCAGTCTAAACCTGAGGATCCCTCTTCGCGGACCATCGGCAAAAGCCCTGCCGATCGCACGCGAGAAAATCAGCCTCGATAATCCTACGCTGCAGGCGTTTCTGGACGGCGTCCCGCCCGATGGCGCCCGTCATCTCAAAACTGGCGGTGGAGTTCCGTTGACTGCCGTTTGGCAGATGGGAGACGACCTCTATATCCGCTCACGAAGCGAATTACGCGATGCATTTGTTGAAACCTCTTCCGCGGCTGACGGCACCCATGTGTGGAAACTGCCGCTCACTCCGGAGGTGGTGTTCTCTGTGCAGGGCCGCAATACACCACTGACCATCAATCTGGAGTAA
- a CDS encoding DotI/IcmL/TraM family protein, which yields MKKPVTPPASAGEAPYAAAVAQHIASQLNADFARRSLAVNLWQSVTLVVCAFIIAILAYVALHPPVKYFATQDGQITPLYPTDQPAYSDINVTDFGAQVLREAFTLDFVHYRSQMNALQARFSDDGFRSYYTALTTSNVLTAVKDKKMNMSIMTSPGVVVSKGTLENGIYAWKIQYPIKLKLTGQVTSLPEQSFVMSLLIQRTDPRLKHTGMEVSQLITFEAK from the coding sequence ATGAAAAAGCCAGTTACCCCGCCTGCTTCTGCAGGTGAAGCGCCCTACGCAGCTGCCGTGGCGCAGCATATTGCCAGTCAGCTCAACGCCGATTTTGCCCGTCGTTCTCTGGCGGTTAACTTGTGGCAAAGCGTCACTCTCGTCGTATGTGCGTTTATTATCGCCATACTGGCGTATGTCGCCTTACACCCTCCAGTGAAGTATTTCGCCACACAGGATGGGCAGATCACGCCGCTTTATCCCACTGATCAACCGGCCTATAGCGATATCAACGTGACCGACTTTGGCGCACAGGTATTGCGTGAGGCATTTACGCTCGATTTTGTGCATTATCGCAGCCAGATGAATGCGCTACAGGCACGTTTCTCAGACGATGGATTCCGCAGTTATTACACCGCCCTGACCACCTCCAACGTTTTGACTGCAGTGAAAGACAAAAAGATGAACATGTCGATTATGACCTCCCCCGGCGTAGTGGTTAGCAAAGGAACGCTCGAGAACGGCATTTATGCCTGGAAGATCCAATATCCGATAAAACTCAAGCTCACCGGCCAAGTGACATCGTTGCCCGAACAGTCATTTGTGATGTCACTGCTTATCCAGCGTACCGACCCCCGTCTTAAACACACCGGCATGGAAGTGTCCCAGCTCATTACTTTCGAGGCTAAATAA
- a CDS encoding LPD7 domain-containing protein translates to MIATEPTYLVIPVEQRKEAFRAAGKLPDGGNALTFDNEAKSWYANPGADLSKLAKWRIDPTLAKPEKQGDAKREFQDFIESLGGVFDRRNMLEMDGKTHRIAMQDDKPGKKSGVYVGHLNGFINGWFADHRDGGMRHTWSLATEKPDPAVLAHQKALAAQERYKRNEEIKNEQNVVAKTQSRIYAQLSQASHDHPYLQRKMVKASSGVRLDRQGNLKIPLCNVDGEIRSLQTIKPDGAKMLTKNGQKEECFFVVGGTLKNGSPIVMAEGYATAASGAMALHHPVVMTVDSGNLVKVAGALKNKYPDSPMIFLADDDLPKPKRPGNPGKEKAEEAAALTGGMVLLPTFSPEERRQELTDFNDLHITHGLAALSEQLSPVQAMLKPTHQQEATMPNTPVVPEMTNPEPDHVANDTEIVAIPPVLTDEPSEPTPNVVESASDQVLPDHVTANVPNEFTDYSHIADAVMENEALIEKSKTAEIAPIVIPSPPSVDEQPASRDHKEPVNPTAFAPISSSEAEDSVPEKPVSFASRLAPRPAVEKEQADPTSSSAEVDGIHIETPIGSQTRAAKPLDLDALMQQITHEMAADGRSVKYLFAGEAAFVDHGDRLLMATAQASQNDAMILSALLVAREQYRGRIELTGSDEFKQRAITLIAEYNLDLKMKNAQQQVMLEEARQRLTDEPAPADKPSPAGSPISAIVPEAAEPNKSSVSMQSANALPPELQPVSLPQEAAQNASRAEGEAGLTGTLLDHGQAKYNFDNSESNSYYIKLRTADGEKFVWGKELSRVVPESGLTKGDIVTLTWLGRKEVTVEAKMRDPQGKVVVDKHGVEQTEQITTHRNHWEIKPAIDPSLLVRNEQQLAPPAALHAYDMTHYHALQQQVIQLATEAKLPIPPMPTLQHGLVWLKPNGEGTEPPSTRPAVTPLPAHTQDAGTALIKTLDAEKQLKLLLIKGLGDYVQGMVKYQDAYHPVLGKLCTHTNGHRYLTLNIITPEGLTPIGHGNAINNEEGASNAFVFNLKGEKERLYAPLVEPAKCPPALHKQLGFTREYTPPAHTPQRRDDVPENTVKPATAFPRPGA, encoded by the coding sequence ATGATAGCTACCGAACCCACCTATTTGGTGATCCCCGTTGAACAACGCAAAGAAGCGTTTCGCGCAGCGGGAAAACTTCCGGATGGGGGCAACGCCCTCACCTTCGATAACGAAGCTAAATCCTGGTATGCCAACCCTGGGGCTGACCTCAGCAAACTCGCTAAGTGGCGCATCGATCCCACACTGGCCAAACCTGAAAAGCAAGGTGATGCAAAAAGGGAGTTCCAAGATTTTATTGAGTCTCTAGGCGGCGTCTTTGATAGACGAAACATGCTGGAAATGGATGGCAAGACACACCGAATTGCTATGCAGGACGACAAGCCGGGAAAAAAATCCGGTGTGTACGTTGGTCACCTCAACGGTTTTATTAACGGATGGTTCGCCGACCACAGAGACGGAGGAATGAGGCACACTTGGTCATTGGCTACGGAAAAACCCGATCCGGCCGTTCTGGCGCATCAAAAAGCGCTGGCAGCACAAGAACGCTACAAGCGTAACGAAGAAATAAAAAACGAACAAAATGTTGTCGCTAAAACCCAGAGTCGCATTTACGCACAACTCTCACAGGCCAGCCATGATCACCCTTATCTTCAACGAAAAATGGTCAAAGCATCTTCGGGAGTGCGCCTCGATCGCCAAGGTAACCTGAAAATTCCCCTGTGCAACGTCGACGGTGAGATTCGTTCTCTTCAAACCATAAAGCCGGACGGCGCCAAGATGTTGACCAAAAACGGTCAGAAAGAGGAATGTTTCTTCGTCGTCGGCGGTACGCTTAAGAATGGCTCCCCCATTGTTATGGCAGAGGGATACGCCACCGCAGCCAGCGGCGCAATGGCACTGCATCACCCAGTGGTAATGACCGTCGACTCCGGCAACTTGGTTAAAGTCGCTGGCGCGCTGAAAAATAAATACCCCGATAGTCCCATGATTTTTTTAGCAGATGACGACTTGCCTAAGCCGAAACGTCCGGGAAATCCAGGAAAAGAAAAAGCAGAAGAAGCCGCGGCACTAACCGGTGGCATGGTTCTATTACCAACGTTCAGCCCGGAGGAACGCCGGCAGGAGCTAACGGACTTCAATGATCTACATATTACTCACGGACTGGCGGCACTGAGCGAACAGCTATCCCCGGTGCAGGCAATGCTAAAACCAACTCATCAACAAGAGGCAACCATGCCAAATACTCCGGTCGTACCAGAGATGACCAACCCGGAACCAGATCATGTGGCTAACGACACAGAAATCGTAGCTATTCCGCCAGTGCTTACCGATGAACCTTCTGAACCTACACCTAACGTCGTTGAATCAGCATCAGATCAGGTATTGCCCGATCACGTCACTGCCAATGTGCCAAACGAGTTCACCGACTACAGCCATATAGCAGACGCCGTCATGGAGAATGAGGCTCTTATAGAAAAATCAAAAACGGCAGAAATTGCCCCTATCGTTATTCCATCTCCTCCTTCTGTAGATGAGCAGCCCGCATCTAGAGATCACAAAGAACCTGTAAATCCGACAGCTTTTGCACCTATTTCCAGCTCGGAGGCAGAAGACTCCGTACCGGAGAAACCCGTTTCTTTTGCCAGTCGGCTGGCGCCGCGACCTGCAGTAGAAAAAGAACAGGCTGATCCAACTTCATCTTCTGCAGAAGTCGACGGTATCCACATTGAGACGCCTATTGGTAGCCAGACGCGCGCGGCGAAACCATTAGATCTGGATGCCTTAATGCAACAGATCACTCATGAAATGGCAGCAGACGGTCGTTCAGTGAAATATCTTTTTGCCGGCGAAGCGGCGTTTGTTGACCACGGTGATCGCTTGTTGATGGCGACTGCCCAAGCCAGCCAGAACGACGCCATGATCCTGAGTGCTCTGTTGGTTGCGCGAGAGCAGTACCGTGGTCGTATTGAACTCACCGGCAGCGACGAATTCAAACAACGTGCCATCACATTGATTGCGGAATACAACCTCGACCTCAAAATGAAGAACGCCCAGCAGCAGGTGATGCTTGAGGAAGCAAGGCAGCGCCTCACCGACGAACCCGCCCCCGCTGACAAACCGTCACCGGCGGGATCACCGATATCCGCGATTGTCCCTGAAGCAGCGGAACCCAATAAATCCTCCGTTTCGATGCAATCAGCAAACGCCTTGCCGCCAGAGCTTCAACCGGTATCGCTGCCACAAGAGGCGGCGCAAAATGCCAGTCGTGCTGAAGGCGAAGCGGGATTGACCGGCACATTACTCGATCATGGACAGGCCAAGTACAACTTCGATAACTCTGAGAGTAATAGTTACTACATCAAACTGCGTACAGCAGACGGAGAGAAGTTTGTCTGGGGCAAAGAACTGTCTCGGGTAGTACCGGAGAGTGGCTTGACCAAAGGCGATATCGTCACGCTAACCTGGCTCGGCCGCAAAGAGGTCACCGTAGAGGCAAAAATGCGAGACCCACAAGGGAAGGTAGTGGTAGACAAACACGGCGTAGAACAAACGGAGCAGATCACCACGCACCGCAACCATTGGGAAATAAAGCCGGCTATCGACCCCTCATTATTAGTTCGGAACGAACAGCAGTTGGCGCCGCCGGCGGCGCTGCATGCTTATGATATGACGCATTATCACGCACTGCAGCAACAGGTGATCCAGCTGGCAACCGAGGCAAAACTGCCTATTCCTCCAATGCCAACACTGCAGCACGGACTGGTCTGGTTAAAACCTAATGGGGAAGGTACCGAACCTCCGTCAACACGTCCTGCAGTTACACCTCTACCGGCCCACACCCAGGATGCAGGCACCGCGCTAATTAAAACACTGGATGCGGAGAAACAACTCAAATTGCTTCTGATCAAAGGGCTCGGCGACTATGTACAGGGAATGGTGAAATATCAGGATGCATATCACCCAGTACTCGGCAAACTTTGTACTCATACCAATGGTCATCGCTATTTGACGCTCAACATTATCACTCCTGAAGGCCTAACACCGATCGGTCATGGTAATGCCATCAACAATGAGGAAGGTGCTAGCAACGCTTTTGTGTTCAATCTCAAAGGCGAAAAAGAGCGGTTGTATGCCCCTCTCGTTGAGCCGGCAAAGTGCCCGCCGGCGCTGCATAAACAATTGGGGTTCACGCGCGAGTACACGCCTCCGGCGCACACCCCGCAGCGCCGGGACGACGTGCCGGAGAATACAGTCAAACCCGCAACCGCATTCCCTCGCCCAGGGGCATAG
- the icmT gene encoding IcmT/TraK family protein, with the protein MSKNNSPWIDSGGKDYSPWLDSGRPATILGIPVLVYLLFLLCAIWPSMMTFMFCLLALGIYKILSLFGLTPTVLFQRLHHLLRGTSVTGRPWWYRKFFE; encoded by the coding sequence ATGAGCAAAAACAATTCCCCCTGGATCGACAGCGGTGGGAAAGACTACTCACCCTGGCTCGACAGCGGTCGGCCGGCAACGATCCTCGGTATTCCCGTTCTGGTGTACCTGTTGTTCCTGCTTTGCGCCATTTGGCCATCCATGATGACTTTCATGTTCTGCCTGCTCGCACTCGGCATTTACAAAATTTTGTCCCTGTTCGGATTAACCCCAACGGTGTTGTTTCAGCGTCTCCACCACCTACTCCGCGGAACCTCAGTTACCGGCCGTCCCTGGTGGTATCGCAAGTTTTTCGAATAA
- the traJ gene encoding plasmid transfer ATPase TraJ: MIALTDFDFSGGLTPDRLREFFIHCYRHKVSDIHLQSGSKIVVDHHGRKVTASQFPLDHAKLLHLIDSIYTPDIKAMVQSGQGADRPLQLEGDNTGRYGLARGERVRFRSNFIQASIGALNTAMAVTLRVIPTAIPPLDSLGLEDDLRQNLLPLDGLGLVCGVTGSGKSTLLASIYQHYGETHPHGKLVTYEDPVEYLFGGPTWQLRPQQSEIGRDVPSFAHGLRLSLRQAPTLIGVGEIRDLETLQAAVACAQSGHLTLSTLHAFSPGHAFSRCILMAPADAREQVAFDLLDALRFLIVQRLLPTTDGKRQAVREYVLLDEAWRRKLGEVHYSRWPEMINGELAAREHRIVDHTWRLFTAGRVDEETAKQVMGYPLFTARNKEGS, encoded by the coding sequence ATGATAGCCCTCACCGATTTTGACTTCAGCGGGGGGCTTACCCCCGACAGACTCCGTGAATTTTTCATCCATTGTTACCGCCATAAAGTTTCCGATATCCATCTGCAAAGCGGCAGCAAAATCGTCGTGGATCATCATGGCCGTAAGGTTACCGCCAGTCAGTTCCCGCTGGATCACGCCAAACTGTTACACCTGATCGACAGTATCTATACACCTGATATCAAGGCCATGGTGCAAAGCGGCCAAGGCGCAGATCGGCCATTACAGCTCGAAGGTGACAATACTGGCCGGTACGGGCTGGCGCGCGGGGAGCGCGTCCGTTTTCGCAGCAACTTCATTCAGGCTTCGATTGGCGCGCTTAATACCGCTATGGCAGTGACGCTGCGTGTCATTCCAACCGCCATCCCCCCATTGGACAGCCTGGGATTGGAAGACGACCTGCGCCAAAACCTGTTGCCCCTCGATGGCCTCGGTTTGGTTTGTGGCGTGACCGGCTCAGGTAAATCAACCCTGTTGGCGTCGATATATCAGCACTACGGAGAAACTCACCCGCACGGGAAATTGGTGACCTACGAAGATCCGGTCGAATACCTTTTCGGTGGGCCTACCTGGCAGCTACGACCCCAGCAGTCGGAAATCGGCCGGGACGTTCCAAGTTTTGCCCACGGGCTCCGTCTCTCATTACGCCAGGCACCGACCCTTATCGGGGTTGGTGAAATTCGTGACCTGGAGACTTTGCAAGCAGCAGTAGCGTGCGCCCAGTCCGGTCACCTGACACTCAGCACTTTGCACGCATTTTCTCCTGGCCATGCATTTTCTCGATGCATCCTAATGGCGCCGGCCGATGCTCGCGAGCAAGTCGCCTTCGACCTTCTCGATGCATTACGTTTCCTGATCGTTCAGCGTTTGCTGCCGACCACCGACGGTAAACGCCAAGCGGTTCGGGAATACGTTCTGCTTGATGAAGCATGGCGCCGAAAATTGGGTGAAGTTCACTACTCGCGCTGGCCAGAAATGATTAACGGTGAACTTGCTGCGCGGGAACATCGCATTGTTGACCACACATGGCGACTGTTTACCGCCGGGCGTGTTGATGAAGAGACCGCGAAACAGGTCATGGGCTATCCGCTGTTTACTGCGAGAAACAAGGAGGGTTCATGA
- a CDS encoding type IV secretory system conjugative DNA transfer family protein: protein MKKLALALGLGLLSTAAGAAVLEGGPPPDIGAYLSPKAPDKHGLNDTLWQLMNEAGQTVGFRGGKAQRAWELQQALNAQNDALNRMYTFAPLISRQGWLPPVIVASESLAHITDRQIRTANKTYSILLPERFVSNPPTWRQYLLAGLTINTDIPTDIRPKNGNEEAVWRAAVEKGWQDGRESADRTLESNFNRLTRDYTGMLRYTTLLQQGIITPPVVSEQLQTVTGSRDKVTIGDRTRELKQHAGFELDKKRWKPTVNTRQ, encoded by the coding sequence ATGAAAAAACTCGCTCTTGCCCTCGGGCTGGGGTTGCTCAGCACGGCGGCCGGTGCGGCCGTTCTGGAAGGGGGCCCGCCCCCAGATATCGGGGCTTACTTGTCGCCAAAGGCACCGGATAAACATGGATTGAACGACACTCTCTGGCAGCTGATGAACGAAGCTGGGCAGACCGTGGGGTTCCGCGGCGGCAAAGCGCAGCGCGCCTGGGAGCTGCAGCAAGCTTTAAACGCCCAAAACGACGCACTGAACAGAATGTACACCTTCGCACCACTGATTAGCCGTCAGGGTTGGTTACCGCCGGTCATAGTTGCTTCAGAATCGTTGGCACACATTACTGACAGGCAGATTCGCACAGCAAATAAGACTTACAGCATCCTGCTCCCTGAAAGGTTCGTCAGTAATCCGCCCACCTGGCGACAGTATTTGCTGGCTGGGTTGACTATCAATACTGATATTCCCACTGACATCCGCCCAAAGAACGGAAATGAAGAAGCGGTGTGGCGCGCGGCGGTAGAAAAAGGTTGGCAGGACGGGCGCGAGAGCGCTGATCGCACGCTCGAGAGCAATTTCAACCGCCTGACGCGCGATTACACCGGCATGTTGCGTTACACCACGCTGCTACAGCAAGGGATCATTACCCCGCCGGTCGTCAGTGAACAGCTGCAGACAGTCACGGGTTCCCGCGACAAGGTGACGATCGGTGATCGTACCCGTGAGCTCAAACAGCACGCTGGATTCGAGCTGGATAAAAAGCGCTGGAAGCCAACGGTTAACACCCGACAATAA
- a CDS encoding DotD/TraH family lipoprotein (Members of this family include DotD of type IVB secretion systems and TraH of plasmid conjugative plasmid systems, both lipoproteins.), with product MKRLPMIAALFGLSGCVCTPAPHSIVTPTAAVTPAAQSIQNITATLYQSEALNQVRPVLFTPKITANSQRITVDWDGDAIELLSQLAHMRGLSFAYTGVRLPLPLTLHASDVTFEQVLRLVRTQIDWRAQLEQQSHELRLFFMLPLKKGMPA from the coding sequence ATGAAACGTTTACCTATGATCGCCGCCCTGTTCGGTTTAAGCGGCTGCGTCTGTACGCCAGCGCCGCACTCTATTGTCACTCCAACAGCGGCCGTCACTCCCGCGGCGCAGTCAATCCAGAACATCACAGCGACGCTCTATCAATCTGAGGCGCTGAACCAAGTGCGCCCAGTTTTATTCACACCCAAGATCACCGCCAATTCACAACGCATTACTGTCGATTGGGATGGTGATGCCATCGAACTGCTCAGCCAACTGGCTCACATGCGCGGCTTGTCATTCGCCTATACCGGCGTGCGACTTCCGTTGCCACTCACATTGCATGCCAGCGACGTCACCTTCGAACAAGTACTCCGCCTTGTGCGAACGCAAATAGACTGGCGGGCACAGCTTGAACAGCAATCGCATGAGCTGCGTCTGTTCTTTATGTTGCCCCTTAAAAAAGGAATGCCAGCATGA